A genomic window from Shewanella vesiculosa includes:
- a CDS encoding DUF3413 domain-containing protein, producing the protein MIERKKQQMTRDKVSRLVNWGHWFAFFNGILAMLIGARYIGSVGYPESIIGWAYLTISTIGHFTFLAFIGYLVFIFPITLLLPYSKILRGFAAFIASIGLYALLYDTIIYDDYGIHLSPFAFDLAWQDLNALLHSTSYIVTPIVIVIVELTAANYLWKRIDKIQKKQWGNKVVLFVGICFVSSHLFHIWADATNMTEVTRFDDAYPVSYPATARSFMENHGIDSSMQSTESRNTKSRKLSYPINPMQCSADSQPNIMLITIDSLRADMVDNVTMPFLSQYRIQNQRFTNHYAGGSDFETSMFTLMYGLQGNYSDRKEFDSTSPILSNILKQQGYQLAMFAPENEQYAANSAMFNGMTMHISESQNGSADADINTISAVNQWQQNQTQPWFSLVNLTAPKDYDTPVGFLGVQTVKPQMPLKPAQKVLFNQYRQSLNFIDQQLATLLNNVSDDTVVLITGTYGQVFTSNASDARSDLSPGNVEVPLIIHWPNSSGNKVNYRTSHYGIAPTLLSHVLGCTNPSTDYSSGRSLLEPNNETWVYIGDSRRFAIYQKSEITVLDRFGKYRIYDLDYKKRLDKKMSAPELIQVMREGRRLYNQ; encoded by the coding sequence ATGATCGAGCGCAAAAAGCAGCAAATGACGCGTGATAAAGTGTCACGCTTAGTTAATTGGGGTCACTGGTTTGCCTTCTTTAATGGCATATTGGCGATGTTGATTGGCGCTCGGTATATCGGCAGTGTCGGCTATCCAGAATCCATTATTGGCTGGGCATATCTTACTATCAGTACCATTGGCCATTTTACTTTTTTGGCTTTTATCGGTTACTTAGTTTTTATCTTCCCGATTACCTTACTCCTACCTTACTCTAAAATTTTACGCGGTTTTGCTGCATTTATTGCCTCAATTGGATTATATGCCCTACTGTATGACACCATTATTTATGACGACTATGGTATTCATTTAAGTCCTTTTGCCTTTGATTTAGCTTGGCAAGACCTCAACGCGCTATTGCACAGTACCTCATACATAGTCACCCCTATCGTCATTGTGATTGTTGAACTTACCGCGGCCAATTATTTGTGGAAACGCATCGACAAAATCCAGAAAAAACAATGGGGTAATAAAGTGGTATTGTTTGTCGGAATTTGTTTCGTCAGCAGCCATTTATTTCATATTTGGGCCGATGCCACTAACATGACTGAAGTCACTCGTTTTGATGACGCTTATCCAGTGTCATACCCAGCAACAGCGCGATCGTTTATGGAAAATCACGGCATTGACAGCAGCATGCAGTCAACAGAATCACGCAACACTAAATCGCGAAAGTTAAGCTACCCAATCAATCCGATGCAATGCAGTGCTGATAGCCAACCTAATATTATGCTGATCACCATAGACAGCCTTCGAGCAGACATGGTCGATAACGTCACTATGCCGTTTTTAAGCCAATATAGAATCCAAAATCAGCGTTTTACGAATCACTATGCTGGTGGTTCTGACTTTGAAACCAGTATGTTTACTCTCATGTATGGTCTACAAGGTAATTATAGTGACCGCAAAGAGTTTGACAGTACTAGCCCAATCTTAAGCAACATCCTTAAGCAGCAAGGTTATCAATTAGCCATGTTTGCCCCCGAAAATGAACAATACGCTGCCAATAGCGCAATGTTTAACGGCATGACCATGCACATCAGCGAAAGTCAAAATGGCAGTGCAGATGCCGACATCAATACCATTAGCGCAGTCAATCAATGGCAACAGAATCAAACACAACCTTGGTTCAGCTTAGTCAATCTGACTGCACCGAAAGACTACGATACTCCTGTTGGTTTTTTAGGCGTGCAAACCGTAAAACCGCAAATGCCATTAAAGCCAGCACAGAAAGTATTGTTTAACCAATATCGTCAGTCGCTTAACTTTATTGACCAGCAACTCGCTACGTTACTCAATAATGTCAGTGATGACACTGTGGTGCTTATTACCGGCACATACGGTCAAGTCTTCACCAGTAACGCCAGTGATGCACGCAGCGATTTATCACCCGGTAACGTTGAAGTGCCACTGATCATTCATTGGCCAAACAGCAGTGGTAATAAAGTCAATTACCGCACTAGCCATTATGGTATAGCACCAACCTTGCTAAGCCATGTCTTAGGCTGCACAAACCCAAGTACTGATTACAGCTCGGGCCGAAGCTTGCTAGAGCCTAATAATGAAACCTGGGTCTATATAGGAGATAGTCGCCGTTTTGCTATCTATCAAAAATCTGAAATTACCGTGCTGGATCGCTTCGGCAAGTACCGTATCTATGATTTGGACTACAAAAAACGCTTAGATAAAAAAATGAGTGCACCAGAACTCATCCAAGTGATGCGCGAAGGTAGAAGGCTATACAACCAATAA
- a CDS encoding YejL family protein: protein MAIQSKYTNTQVEALISELLAVLAKHQAPTDLSLMVLGNCVTHLLDKKVPNESRQKVAEQFAKALTQSIK from the coding sequence ATGGCAATTCAATCTAAATACACAAACACTCAAGTTGAGGCACTTATCAGTGAGCTGCTTGCTGTGCTAGCAAAGCATCAAGCACCTACCGATTTAAGCCTGATGGTACTAGGTAACTGCGTGACCCATTTGCTTGACAAAAAAGTCCCAAATGAGTCTCGTCAAAAAGTAGCAGAGCAATTTGCCAAAGCTTTAACACAGTCGATTAAGTAA
- the yejK gene encoding nucleoid-associated protein YejK codes for MGISIEQAIIHEISQDSQGQMRCRLRPQPLLNTHAVETMLEELHQTYSGKAGKGFGFFGTHDDDGEANSAFSDALTGYRKGDLGFVEFSGQASQLLQQELSKYDFSQGGFLLMSCYTSMTSDYLFVALLSAKSSMTVLDDMELSQNNHLDLNNIQLAARIDLTEWQADKSSRKYISFIRGRAGRKVADFFLDFMGCVEGVNIKAQNKTLIHAVEDFVAGSELTKDERQECRNKVFDYCSERAGSGDVIEVKDLADELADSGMDSFYDFACGGSYELDDEFPADKASLRSLKKFSGTGGGVTLSFDGGHLGERVIYDPISDTILIKGVPANLKDQLDRRLKGE; via the coding sequence ATGGGCATTAGTATTGAGCAAGCAATTATTCACGAAATATCGCAAGACAGTCAGGGGCAAATGCGTTGTCGTTTACGCCCGCAACCGTTGTTGAATACTCACGCCGTTGAAACCATGTTAGAAGAGTTACATCAGACCTATTCGGGCAAAGCGGGAAAAGGTTTTGGCTTTTTTGGTACCCATGACGATGATGGCGAAGCCAATAGTGCATTTTCTGATGCTCTGACAGGCTATCGCAAAGGCGATTTAGGCTTTGTAGAATTTAGCGGCCAAGCAAGCCAACTATTGCAGCAAGAATTGTCTAAGTACGACTTTAGCCAAGGCGGATTTTTATTGATGTCTTGCTATACCAGTATGACAAGCGACTATTTATTTGTGGCGTTATTAAGCGCTAAGTCGTCGATGACTGTCTTAGATGACATGGAATTGTCGCAAAATAATCACTTAGATTTAAACAATATTCAACTGGCCGCCCGCATTGATTTAACTGAGTGGCAGGCCGATAAAAGCTCGCGTAAATATATTTCGTTTATTCGTGGTCGTGCGGGCCGTAAAGTTGCCGACTTCTTTTTAGATTTTATGGGCTGTGTTGAAGGGGTTAACATCAAAGCGCAAAACAAAACCTTGATCCATGCGGTTGAAGACTTTGTTGCGGGCAGTGAGTTAACCAAAGATGAACGTCAAGAGTGCCGTAACAAGGTCTTTGACTATTGTTCTGAGCGCGCGGGCTCTGGTGATGTGATTGAAGTTAAAGATTTAGCTGACGAGTTAGCTGATTCCGGCATGGATTCATTTTATGATTTCGCCTGTGGTGGCAGTTATGAGTTGGATGATGAGTTTCCGGCAGATAAAGCCAGTTTACGCAGTTTGAAGAAGTTTTCAGGTACTGGCGGTGGAGTAACATTGAGTTTTGATGGCGGCCATTTAGGTGAACGGGTTATTTATGATCCTATTTCTGACACCATTTTGATAAAAGGTGTGCCGGCCAATTTGAAAGATCAATTGGATCGTCGTTTAAAAGGTGAGTAA
- the corA gene encoding magnesium/cobalt transporter CorA, with translation MITAYAYQNRELITTELKVGDKVPESTLWLDLLKPDDEERQWLSLFSAEEVPDEEDIKEIEASARFYQNQDGLHINSLFPQRVSSDVRAVNVSFNLRENFLLTMREEDVGLIRLLRNYLRLGRLDITTPQGLLLELFTLKVDYLSDLIEDVYSVLENVSEQVFNDEELDDVFKLITLQEDSNGKIRLSLLDTQRSLRYMQRYYRDRLSDENLKDIREMLSDIESLMPHSQFIFDKLQFLLDAAMGFSGLQQNKIIKIFSVSAVVFLPPTLIASSYGMNFHIMPELDWRFGYPMAVGLMLASAAGTYFFFKRKGWL, from the coding sequence ATGATTACTGCATACGCCTATCAAAATAGAGAGTTAATCACCACCGAATTGAAAGTGGGCGATAAAGTGCCCGAATCGACCTTATGGTTAGATTTATTGAAACCCGATGATGAAGAACGTCAGTGGTTGAGCTTGTTTTCAGCTGAAGAAGTACCCGACGAAGAAGATATTAAAGAAATTGAGGCATCAGCACGTTTTTATCAAAACCAAGATGGTTTACATATTAACTCGTTGTTTCCTCAACGGGTGAGTTCAGATGTGCGTGCAGTGAACGTGTCGTTCAACCTACGTGAAAATTTTTTGCTGACAATGCGTGAGGAAGACGTTGGTCTTATCCGTTTATTGCGTAACTACTTGCGTTTAGGTCGTTTAGATATTACCACCCCACAAGGGTTATTATTAGAGTTATTTACCCTAAAAGTAGATTATCTATCTGACTTAATTGAAGATGTTTACAGTGTATTAGAAAATGTTAGCGAGCAAGTGTTTAATGATGAAGAGCTTGATGACGTATTTAAACTGATCACCTTGCAAGAAGACTCTAACGGTAAAATTCGATTAAGTTTATTGGATACCCAGCGCTCCTTGCGTTATATGCAACGTTATTATCGTGATCGTTTGTCGGATGAAAACTTGAAGGATATTCGAGAGATGTTATCGGATATTGAATCATTGATGCCACACAGCCAATTTATTTTCGACAAGTTACAATTCTTGCTTGATGCAGCGATGGGATTCAGTGGCTTGCAACAAAACAAAATTATTAAGATATTTTCGGTATCGGCGGTGGTTTTTTTACCTCCCACGCTCATTGCCAGTAGTTATGGGATGAATTTTCATATTATGCCTGAACTCGATTGGCGATTTGGCTATCCCATGGCGGTCGGATTAATGCTTGCCAGCGCAGCGGGAACTTACTTTTTCTTTAAACGAAAAGGCTGGTTATAA
- a CDS encoding DUF3391 domain-containing protein encodes MKKKQKISVDQLEVGTFIRLPISWKDHPFLFSSFKIKDTVQIELIKGLGLKDVFFDPDKSDIEPVTSDTADVTAPNQQTIDARKEQMLSQKSAQIDEQQKLKRDLKKTEQQFNRSVSMMHSMVAKIGSRPLNSVIEAKDLISNMTTMLLNSDNLALHLMADAKNDEHIYHHSLNVAMLCMLMAKELGWNRQEVETIGMGALFHDIGKLKIPSNILNKRVPLTTPEENFIKQHPLMSINFLKLADNFPEEAKPLIANHHEFLDGSGYPQGLKADKIDKLSQLIAVINEYDNLCNGTNQIKPKPPSIALGLLYKNYKNKLNAEYISKLIKLLGVYPPGSIIELSSGQFALVMSVNLQHLLCPNIVVYDQLVPKDLAPIISLQQEGLTIVRSLPAAALPEKIHKYLNPREQISLGIGQS; translated from the coding sequence ATGAAAAAAAAACAAAAAATATCTGTAGATCAATTAGAAGTGGGTACTTTTATTCGCTTGCCTATTTCTTGGAAAGACCATCCTTTTTTGTTCAGCAGTTTTAAAATTAAAGACACAGTACAAATAGAGCTCATCAAAGGATTAGGCCTAAAGGATGTTTTTTTTGATCCTGATAAAAGCGACATTGAACCGGTAACATCTGACACGGCTGACGTTACAGCACCTAACCAGCAAACAATCGATGCACGCAAAGAGCAAATGCTCAGTCAAAAATCAGCGCAGATAGATGAACAACAAAAACTCAAACGCGATTTAAAGAAAACCGAACAACAATTTAATCGTTCAGTGTCGATGATGCATTCCATGGTCGCTAAAATCGGCAGCAGACCTCTTAACTCGGTTATCGAGGCCAAAGATCTCATTAGTAACATGACCACCATGCTACTCAACAGTGATAACTTAGCCTTGCATTTAATGGCCGATGCTAAAAATGATGAACATATTTACCATCATTCACTTAACGTCGCCATGCTGTGTATGCTGATGGCAAAAGAGCTGGGCTGGAATCGCCAAGAGGTAGAGACTATTGGTATGGGGGCGCTATTTCACGATATAGGTAAGCTCAAAATTCCAAGTAATATTCTCAATAAGCGGGTACCTCTGACCACACCAGAAGAAAACTTTATTAAACAACACCCTTTAATGAGCATTAACTTCCTTAAACTTGCAGATAATTTCCCGGAAGAGGCTAAACCATTAATTGCTAATCATCACGAATTTTTAGATGGGAGTGGTTATCCACAAGGCCTTAAAGCAGACAAGATAGACAAGTTGTCGCAATTGATCGCGGTGATTAATGAATATGACAATCTATGTAATGGTACTAATCAAATCAAACCTAAGCCGCCCAGTATCGCTTTAGGTTTATTATATAAAAATTATAAAAATAAACTAAATGCTGAGTATATTAGTAAACTAATCAAACTATTAGGTGTTTATCCTCCTGGGAGTATTATCGAGTTATCCAGTGGCCAATTTGCCTTGGTGATGTCAGTAAACTTACAACACTTATTGTGTCCCAATATTGTGGTATACGATCAGTTAGTACCTAAAGATTTAGCCCCTATCATTAGTTTACAACAAGAAGGACTCACCATTGTCCGCAGTTTACCTGCCGCCGCATTGCCTGAGAAAATTCATAAATACCTAAATCCTCGAGAACAAATCAGCTTAGGTATCGGTCAAAGCTAA
- a CDS encoding 2OG-Fe(II) oxygenase translates to MDFIEVYPNAISNDLCDRLMAAFNAHPSVGPGHTGFGIDTDKKRSRDLMLDAFDDLAELKNELLAATFTHISDYFTQYSLTLMGAVSVQVADENGQAQTLTPDNFETLGRPRAAALTKYLYRSGSINVQHYQQGVGGYPHWHSEQFPQNGHNEALHRVVLYMFYLNDVEEGGETEFYYQQRKISPRKGTMVIAPAGFTHSHRGNVPISNDKYIATSWAMFNRAEQLYAPLS, encoded by the coding sequence ATGGATTTTATTGAAGTATATCCCAATGCGATAAGTAATGACCTATGTGATCGTTTAATGGCAGCATTTAATGCTCATCCGAGTGTGGGGCCTGGTCATACTGGTTTTGGCATTGATACCGACAAAAAGCGCAGTCGTGACTTAATGTTAGACGCTTTTGATGATTTAGCTGAATTGAAAAATGAGCTATTAGCGGCAACATTTACTCACATTAGTGATTATTTCACCCAATACTCATTAACCCTAATGGGGGCCGTGTCAGTGCAAGTTGCTGATGAAAATGGTCAAGCTCAAACCCTGACCCCTGATAATTTTGAAACATTAGGTCGGCCAAGGGCTGCAGCGTTAACTAAGTACTTGTACCGCAGTGGTAGTATCAACGTGCAGCACTATCAGCAAGGTGTCGGTGGCTATCCGCATTGGCATTCAGAGCAATTTCCACAAAATGGCCATAATGAGGCGCTTCATCGGGTAGTGTTATACATGTTTTATCTTAACGATGTAGAAGAGGGCGGTGAAACGGAGTTTTATTATCAGCAGCGTAAAATAAGTCCTAGAAAAGGCACTATGGTTATAGCTCCCGCCGGCTTTACTCACAGTCATCGTGGTAATGTGCCTATTAGCAACGACAAGTATATTGCCACTTCTTGGGCAATGTTTAATCGTGCAGAGCAGCTTTATGCGCCATTAAGTTAG
- a CDS encoding ATP-binding protein — MRLIPRPQKRLLTRMFFTSLAIITLVGFGLAWLITLLHAQNRYNQTTSALIAQLPIIAAEFRENNLIPITQAREGDDVDTQYIMATCNSAYHTLWRSDFAISLKLNNICEKYLQIKDDLPPFYLNFDTQQSYFAYLLSIDVEEQMYHLLILKDATALKTELKQFNRLTYFRLAIVMAIALLLLVSAAYWGMRPLTQLKQELLQLQQGHKKSLSQDYPVELQGITMALNQLMDQTDQRQTRYQNAMNDLAHSLKTRLAASIAIIDDDSLDRQQQQQKILEQINDMDHLVQYQLKRAMLGQQGLRQQQTKVAPIAQQVAQMLDKIYRDKHVIFTLQVSASLHLPLSKGDVMELLGNLMENAFRLCSNKVQVTAQHLDGNMIQLSVEDDGPGVDDAIKQKIIQRGMRADTQSSGQGIGLAVCHEIVSSYGGTMTITTSELGGAAFVLQLSATT; from the coding sequence ATGCGACTAATTCCCCGACCTCAAAAACGCCTGCTAACAAGGATGTTTTTTACTTCCTTGGCCATTATCACATTAGTAGGATTTGGTCTGGCTTGGTTAATTACCCTGCTCCATGCCCAAAACCGTTATAACCAAACCACCAGCGCGTTAATAGCTCAACTACCCATTATTGCCGCGGAGTTTCGCGAAAACAATTTAATCCCCATCACCCAAGCACGTGAAGGTGATGACGTTGATACACAATATATTATGGCGACTTGTAATAGTGCTTATCACACTTTATGGCGTTCTGATTTCGCGATTAGCTTAAAATTGAATAACATCTGTGAAAAATATCTTCAAATAAAAGATGATTTACCGCCGTTTTATCTTAATTTTGACACCCAGCAAAGCTACTTTGCTTATTTGCTCAGTATTGATGTTGAAGAGCAAATGTATCATCTATTGATTTTAAAAGACGCGACGGCATTAAAAACGGAACTTAAACAATTTAACCGATTAACTTATTTTAGATTAGCCATCGTCATGGCTATTGCATTACTACTGTTAGTCAGTGCAGCCTATTGGGGCATGCGGCCGTTAACACAATTAAAACAAGAACTATTACAACTACAACAAGGACATAAAAAAAGCCTTTCACAGGATTATCCCGTTGAATTACAAGGTATTACGATGGCGTTAAATCAGCTTATGGACCAAACGGATCAACGTCAGACTCGCTATCAAAATGCGATGAATGATTTGGCTCATAGTTTAAAGACACGTCTTGCTGCCAGCATTGCCATCATTGACGATGACTCTTTAGATCGTCAGCAGCAACAGCAAAAGATACTAGAACAAATCAATGATATGGATCATCTGGTGCAGTATCAGCTCAAACGTGCCATGTTAGGCCAGCAAGGCTTACGTCAACAACAAACAAAGGTCGCACCTATTGCCCAACAAGTGGCACAAATGCTTGATAAGATTTATCGGGACAAACACGTTATATTCACACTGCAAGTATCGGCGTCATTACACTTACCGCTCAGTAAAGGGGATGTAATGGAGTTATTGGGTAACTTAATGGAAAATGCGTTTCGCTTGTGTAGTAACAAGGTACAAGTTACCGCCCAGCATCTTGATGGCAACATGATTCAGCTTAGTGTCGAAGATGATGGCCCTGGGGTTGATGACGCCATTAAACAAAAAATCATTCAACGCGGAATGAGAGCCGATACCCAATCATCGGGACAAGGCATTGGTTTAGCAGTATGTCATGAAATCGTTAGCAGTTATGGTGGCACCATGACCATTACGACCAGTGAGTTAGGCGGAGCAGCCTTTGTGCTCCAGCTCTCCGCAACGACGTAA
- a CDS encoding response regulator: protein MRILVIEDDPILSHHLQVQLSAQGNQVQVALTAKEGFYQATNYPIDAAIIDLGLPDQDGISLIKMLRSADIKAPILILTARLTWQDKVEGLNAGADDYLVKPFQKEELIARLDAIVRRSCGFVSSTITSGALQIDMAAKNVTLNQTPLDITAFEYLILEYLMRHSHEVIAKQRLLDVVYADKEGDPNTIEVIISRLRKKLAQGGIAEAIVTLRGQGYKFNHPCD from the coding sequence ATGCGCATATTGGTTATTGAAGACGATCCTATTTTGTCACATCACTTACAGGTTCAGTTATCTGCGCAAGGTAACCAAGTACAAGTCGCGTTAACCGCAAAAGAGGGATTTTATCAAGCAACTAACTATCCGATAGATGCTGCTATTATTGATTTAGGTTTACCCGATCAAGACGGAATAAGCTTAATCAAAATGCTCCGTAGTGCCGATATCAAAGCCCCGATTCTCATTTTAACCGCACGACTCACGTGGCAAGACAAAGTCGAAGGGCTTAATGCTGGCGCCGATGACTATTTAGTTAAACCGTTTCAAAAAGAAGAACTCATCGCTAGGCTTGACGCCATCGTTCGCCGCAGCTGTGGTTTTGTGAGTTCAACGATTACCAGTGGGGCGCTGCAAATTGATATGGCAGCAAAAAACGTGACACTGAATCAAACACCATTAGACATCACGGCCTTTGAATACCTTATTTTGGAATACTTAATGCGCCATAGTCATGAAGTTATCGCTAAGCAGCGTTTACTTGATGTGGTATATGCAGACAAAGAAGGCGATCCCAATACCATTGAAGTAATAATCAGTAGATTAAGAAAAAAACTGGCTCAGGGCGGAATAGCAGAGGCGATTGTGACTCTTCGCGGTCAAGGATATAAATTTAATCACCCATGCGACTAA
- a CDS encoding putative selenate ABC transporter substrate-binding protein — MKLTHLLSASFLSLFSTFALSATFTFTAIPDEDESQLRTRFDKVADYLSEQLGVEVKYIPVKSYSAAVTAFRNNQVQLAWFGGLSGVQARRLVPGSEAIAQGFEDQYFKSYLIAHQSTEIVPSSNFPLLNDYTFTFGSKDSTSGRLMPQFFIERNLGKPIEQIFKRIGFSGDHSRTISQVEAGVYQVGAVNYKVWDTAVEKGEVDTSKVKVIWESPSYPDYQWTVRAGVDDSFGAGFKEKLTKTLIGMTDKDLLASFPRESFVPAHNNDYEPIERVAKTIGMLD, encoded by the coding sequence ATGAAACTAACACATTTATTATCAGCGAGCTTTTTAAGTTTATTTTCGACGTTTGCATTAAGTGCAACCTTTACCTTTACTGCTATCCCTGATGAAGATGAAAGTCAGCTTCGTACTCGATTTGATAAAGTGGCTGATTATTTATCTGAGCAATTGGGCGTGGAAGTAAAATATATTCCAGTAAAGTCTTATTCAGCTGCGGTAACGGCGTTCCGTAACAATCAAGTTCAGCTTGCTTGGTTTGGCGGTTTATCTGGGGTTCAGGCTCGTCGCTTAGTGCCTGGTTCTGAAGCTATCGCTCAAGGTTTTGAAGATCAGTACTTTAAGAGTTATTTGATTGCGCATCAATCTACTGAAATTGTTCCTTCCAGTAATTTCCCGCTACTAAATGATTATACTTTTACGTTTGGTTCTAAAGATTCAACGTCTGGACGGTTAATGCCGCAGTTTTTTATTGAGCGAAACTTAGGTAAACCGATCGAACAGATTTTTAAACGAATTGGTTTCTCCGGTGATCATAGCCGCACCATTAGCCAAGTCGAAGCGGGTGTATACCAAGTTGGCGCGGTTAATTATAAAGTGTGGGACACTGCTGTTGAAAAAGGCGAGGTTGATACCAGTAAAGTGAAAGTCATTTGGGAAAGTCCTAGCTACCCTGACTATCAATGGACAGTACGTGCTGGCGTTGATGACTCTTTTGGTGCAGGTTTTAAAGAAAAACTGACTAAAACATTAATTGGTATGACGGATAAAGATTTATTAGCCAGTTTCCCTCGTGAGTCATTTGTACCCGCCCATAATAACGACTATGAGCCGATTGAGCGCGTTGCAAAAACCATTGGAATGCTTGATTAA
- a CDS encoding ATP-binding cassette domain-containing protein has translation MLSLVDVDLGYSQNIVLSKVNLSFKPNEHVAILGPSGVGKTTLLHHLYLQLAQQTCLCSQAQGLVDNLSIYHNVFIGGLARYSRWYNMANLLLPFNKPQQQIAAICQQLELTMPLTQKVSELSGGQRQRVALARALFQQQSIFMGDEPFSALDPLMGLRLLNLIKQAHQSVICVLHDAELALANFDRIIVISEGKVVLDDGADKLSLACLSQHYALADMPKQVMA, from the coding sequence ATGTTGTCTTTGGTTGATGTTGATTTAGGTTATAGTCAGAACATTGTTTTATCTAAGGTTAATTTGTCATTTAAGCCCAATGAACATGTGGCTATTTTAGGTCCTTCAGGCGTGGGTAAAACCACGTTATTGCATCATCTATATCTTCAATTGGCTCAGCAAACCTGTTTGTGTTCTCAAGCACAAGGGTTGGTTGATAACTTGTCTATATATCATAATGTATTTATTGGTGGATTAGCGCGTTACTCTCGTTGGTACAATATGGCTAATTTATTATTGCCATTTAATAAGCCACAACAACAAATAGCCGCTATTTGTCAGCAGTTAGAGCTCACCATGCCATTAACACAAAAGGTCAGTGAGCTGTCTGGTGGACAACGTCAACGTGTCGCATTAGCCAGAGCATTATTTCAACAGCAATCCATTTTTATGGGTGATGAGCCCTTTTCTGCATTAGATCCATTAATGGGCTTACGGTTATTAAATTTGATTAAACAAGCACATCAAAGTGTGATTTGTGTGTTGCATGATGCTGAGTTAGCCTTAGCGAATTTTGATCGCATTATCGTGATTAGCGAGGGCAAAGTGGTGCTAGATGATGGCGCCGATAAGTTATCTCTGGCATGTTTATCACAGCATTATGCATTGGCCGATATGCCAAAGCAGGTCATGGCGTGA